A single genomic interval of Aegicerativicinus sediminis harbors:
- a CDS encoding AI-2E family transporter, which produces MKKRKTTNMLLLIIVVFLVFYILKLLKFIFIPLVFSMFIALLFLPIMRFLMKRGVPRIIGIISVIIIIVGVLSGTYELIKISSKELLNPNNEIIPKVADQIKILLNDIGKVFNYRIEAHEPLISQFLTEEDFGPIFGFVQRTVSMILTTMVFVVLWLGESINLQKVLQGLLIKREHTSIKTFIQIEDNIILFIKVKFFVSLLTGIFTSLMCIAFDVSFPVFWGLLAFSVNFIQLVGSIFTVVSLSFFAMVELDISSVWLFFVLSITAVQVILGSILEPYLMGRSFSINVITVLVMLMLWGYIWGIPGMIMAIPITVFMKVIFEQFPQTQTLAQLISGRGIQIVRRKSI; this is translated from the coding sequence ATGAAAAAGAGAAAAACTACTAACATGCTATTATTGATTATAGTAGTATTTCTTGTGTTCTATATTCTCAAACTTCTCAAGTTTATTTTTATTCCACTGGTTTTTTCCATGTTCATTGCCCTTTTATTTCTTCCGATAATGCGATTTTTAATGAAAAGGGGAGTGCCGAGAATTATAGGTATTATAAGTGTCATTATAATTATTGTAGGGGTGCTTTCAGGTACTTATGAATTGATAAAGATCTCTAGTAAGGAGCTTCTAAATCCAAATAACGAAATTATCCCAAAGGTGGCCGACCAGATTAAGATTCTGCTTAATGATATTGGAAAGGTTTTTAATTATCGTATTGAGGCTCATGAACCTTTAATATCACAGTTTTTAACGGAAGAGGATTTCGGGCCAATTTTCGGATTCGTTCAGCGCACAGTTTCGATGATTTTAACTACCATGGTTTTTGTGGTTCTTTGGTTAGGTGAATCTATTAACCTCCAAAAGGTATTACAAGGACTTCTAATAAAACGAGAGCATACTTCAATTAAAACCTTTATTCAAATAGAAGATAATATTATTCTTTTTATAAAGGTAAAATTCTTCGTTAGTCTATTAACAGGCATATTTACTAGTTTAATGTGTATAGCTTTTGATGTTAGTTTTCCTGTTTTTTGGGGATTATTGGCATTTTCTGTGAATTTTATTCAATTGGTAGGTTCAATTTTTACCGTAGTCTCACTTTCATTTTTTGCAATGGTAGAACTGGATATCTCTAGTGTTTGGTTATTTTTTGTCCTTTCTATAACTGCGGTTCAAGTTATTTTAGGGAGTATTTTGGAGCCTTATCTCATGGGGCGTTCGTTTTCCATAAATGTCATCACAGTATTGGTAATGTTAATGCTTTGGGGATATATATGGGGTATCCCTGGAATGATTATGGCCATACCAATAACGGTATTTATGAAAGTTATTTTTGAACAGTTCCCTCAGACTCAAACCCTGGCACAATTGATTTCTGGACGTGGAATACAAATTGTAAGGAGAAAATCGATATAA
- a CDS encoding adenylate/guanylate cyclase domain-containing protein, with protein sequence MITYYLKQYGRLILYAIIFWTIAFSIFVMIRYFGIDNDQAANYESDYIIPVDQWLKFVSILGVFVGVVYGTVEYLFDQLVSKKVFLLVIILIKSIIYFVFLVFTVNFIMFFIEDEMNIDLPNESGWWETSHTFWLIAGYFFLCSLLFYFFRIVDDKFGKGMLFAFLIGKYRRPKEERHIFMFIDLKSSTTIAEELGHYKYSQLIQDCFYDLNTIVGRYNAMIYQYVGDEAVLSWKYNRGIKQNRCIDLFFHFDRLLKKQKKYYLKHYKTEPNFKAAIHGGTLMASEVGSIKKELAFHGDVINTTARIQEQCTEYDKSLLISEKTLNDINLKPKYFTEKIGDLLLRGKQETIQIHAIERK encoded by the coding sequence GTGATCACTTACTATTTAAAGCAATATGGTAGACTTATCCTTTATGCCATAATCTTTTGGACGATTGCCTTTAGCATATTTGTAATGATCCGCTATTTTGGAATAGATAACGATCAGGCAGCCAATTATGAATCAGATTATATCATTCCGGTTGACCAATGGCTGAAATTTGTTTCAATTTTAGGTGTATTTGTAGGTGTGGTTTATGGGACTGTTGAATATTTATTCGATCAATTGGTTTCAAAAAAGGTTTTCCTTTTAGTTATTATCCTCATCAAATCCATAATTTATTTTGTTTTTCTTGTTTTTACTGTCAATTTCATAATGTTCTTTATTGAAGATGAAATGAATATCGATCTTCCAAATGAATCCGGATGGTGGGAAACAAGTCATACATTTTGGTTGATCGCTGGATATTTCTTCCTATGCTCTTTATTGTTTTATTTCTTTAGGATTGTTGATGATAAATTCGGGAAGGGGATGCTTTTTGCCTTTTTAATTGGTAAATATAGGCGACCCAAAGAGGAGCGACATATATTTATGTTCATCGACCTAAAGTCCTCAACAACTATCGCTGAAGAATTGGGACATTATAAATATAGCCAGTTAATACAAGATTGTTTTTATGACCTAAATACGATTGTAGGTCGTTATAATGCAATGATTTACCAGTACGTTGGGGATGAGGCCGTCCTAAGTTGGAAATATAATAGAGGTATTAAACAAAACCGATGTATCGATCTCTTTTTTCATTTTGATAGACTACTTAAAAAACAGAAAAAATATTATTTAAAACATTATAAAACCGAACCCAATTTTAAAGCGGCAATACATGGTGGTACTTTAATGGCTTCAGAGGTTGGTAGTATTAAAAAAGAGCTGGCCTTCCATGGGGATGTCATAAATACGACTGCTAGAATTCAAGAACAATGCACTGAGTATGATAAATCTCTTTTGATTTCAGAAAAGACTCTAAATGATATCAATTTAAAACCTAAATATTTTACTGAGAAAATAGGAGATTTGCTTTTACGAGGTAAGCAAGAGACAATTCAGATTCATGCCATAGAAAGAAAATAA
- the dnaB gene encoding replicative DNA helicase has protein sequence MKQPNPLSGFKVDKGTIINLEKGKIPPQAVDLEEAVLGAMMIDKKGVDEVIDILTPEAFYKDAHKFIFEAIFKLFQSTQPIDLLTVSSQLKRDGKLDMVGGDFYLISLTQRVASSAHIEFHARIILQKHIQRSLIKISNEIIEEAYDETKDVFDLLDEAEAKLYDVSQGNIKQSTETAQSLVIQAKKKIEEISNKEGLSGIPSGFDKLDKLTSGWQPSDLVIVAARPGMGKTALTLSMARNIAVNQDIPVAFFSLEMSSVQLITRLISSETGLSSEKLRTGRLEKHEWEQLNVKVKALEKAPLFIDDTPSLSIFDLRAKARRLSSQYGIRLIVIDYLQLMTAGGSQKGGNREQEISTISRNLKALAKELDVPVIALSQLSRAVETRGGSKRPLLSDLRESGAIEQDADIVSFIYRPEYYKIDEWDDEERSPTEGQAEFIVAKHRNGGLDNIRLKFIGHLGKFDNLDDFDTPFGEFHSKMNAAANDDTFKPTSYPSAADAFDIDDDDSEVPF, from the coding sequence ATGAAACAACCAAATCCACTTAGTGGTTTTAAAGTCGATAAAGGCACCATAATTAACCTTGAAAAAGGAAAAATTCCTCCGCAAGCCGTTGATTTAGAGGAGGCTGTGCTTGGTGCAATGATGATCGATAAAAAAGGTGTGGATGAGGTTATTGATATTTTAACTCCTGAGGCTTTTTATAAGGATGCCCATAAATTTATTTTTGAGGCTATTTTTAAACTTTTTCAATCTACTCAACCAATTGACTTATTAACGGTTTCTAGTCAATTAAAGAGAGATGGAAAATTGGATATGGTTGGAGGTGATTTTTACCTTATTTCCCTTACCCAAAGGGTGGCTTCTTCAGCGCATATCGAATTTCATGCACGTATTATTCTTCAAAAGCATATTCAGCGCAGTCTAATCAAGATTTCTAATGAAATTATTGAGGAGGCTTATGATGAAACAAAGGATGTTTTTGATCTCTTGGATGAGGCAGAAGCTAAACTTTATGACGTATCGCAAGGAAATATTAAGCAAAGTACAGAGACTGCACAAAGTTTGGTAATTCAAGCGAAAAAGAAAATTGAGGAAATATCAAATAAGGAAGGGTTAAGTGGAATTCCTTCTGGATTTGATAAATTGGATAAGTTAACCTCTGGTTGGCAACCGAGCGATTTAGTGATTGTGGCTGCGAGACCTGGTATGGGTAAAACGGCCTTAACCTTATCTATGGCTAGAAATATAGCGGTAAACCAAGATATTCCGGTTGCTTTCTTTTCTCTTGAAATGTCATCCGTGCAATTAATTACGCGTCTCATTTCTAGTGAAACAGGATTATCATCAGAAAAATTAAGAACAGGTCGTCTCGAGAAACATGAATGGGAGCAACTCAATGTTAAGGTTAAAGCTTTGGAGAAGGCACCTTTGTTCATAGATGATACCCCTTCATTGTCCATATTCGATTTAAGGGCAAAAGCACGACGTTTGTCCTCCCAATATGGAATTAGATTAATTGTGATTGACTATTTACAATTGATGACCGCGGGAGGAAGCCAAAAAGGCGGGAATAGGGAACAGGAAATTTCAACTATTTCAAGAAACTTGAAAGCATTAGCTAAAGAACTCGATGTACCTGTAATTGCACTTTCACAGCTTTCAAGGGCAGTAGAAACTAGAGGAGGTAGCAAGCGTCCTTTACTTTCAGATTTGAGAGAATCAGGAGCTATAGAACAAGATGCGGATATAGTTTCATTCATATATCGGCCAGAATACTACAAGATAGACGAGTGGGATGATGAGGAAAGAAGTCCCACAGAAGGTCAGGCTGAGTTTATTGTTGCAAAGCACAGAAATGGAGGTTTAGATAACATTCGTTTGAAATTTATCGGCCACCTTGGTAAGTTTGATAACCTCGATGATTTCGATACGCCTTTCGGCGAATTTCATAGTAAAATGAATGCCGCTGCAAATGACGATACTTTCAAACCGACTTCTTATCCTTCAGCAGCAGATGCGTTTGACATCGATGATGACGATAGTGAAGTTCCATTTTAA
- a CDS encoding asparagine synthetase B, translated as MDAEGQQNHLKAYGITYWTLSKQLKVKWLLNYRGGSFLLPFSDEIERECKIRGVSFEILSNNKTEEILEFITSPSQNMEAVVLEKAPQIAVYTPKGMQPWDDAVTMVLTYAEIPYDTVYDEEVLNDALLLYDWLHLHHEDFTGQYGKFYRSYRSAAWYIEEKKEAEALATKLGFDKVSEEKLAVALKIRDYVIGGGFMFAMCSATDSFDIALSAEGVDICEPMFDGDGSTPNYQSLIDYKPTFAFTNFILERDPNKYEFSSIDMTNRRQIPKETDYFTLMEYSAKWDPVPTMLTQNHTALVKGFMGQTTSFTRDEIKSNVLILGENKSNGEAKYIHGIKGKGFFTFYGGHDPEDYTHKVGDPKTELDLHPTSPGYRLILNNVLFPAAKKHKQKT; from the coding sequence ATGGATGCCGAAGGTCAACAAAACCATCTAAAAGCTTATGGGATAACCTATTGGACCCTATCTAAGCAGTTAAAGGTAAAGTGGCTTTTAAATTATCGAGGAGGTTCTTTTTTGCTGCCTTTCTCTGATGAAATTGAGCGAGAATGTAAAATAAGAGGAGTCTCATTTGAAATTTTATCCAATAATAAAACGGAAGAAATTTTAGAGTTCATAACTAGTCCTTCACAAAATATGGAAGCTGTTGTTTTAGAGAAGGCTCCTCAAATTGCGGTTTATACTCCCAAAGGAATGCAGCCATGGGATGATGCAGTTACAATGGTTTTAACCTATGCTGAAATACCATATGATACTGTTTATGATGAAGAAGTTCTAAATGATGCCTTGTTGTTGTATGATTGGTTGCATTTACACCACGAGGATTTTACCGGCCAATACGGGAAGTTCTACAGAAGTTATCGATCTGCAGCTTGGTACATAGAAGAGAAAAAAGAAGCAGAGGCCTTGGCTACTAAATTGGGATTCGATAAAGTATCAGAAGAGAAGCTAGCTGTGGCTCTAAAGATTAGAGATTATGTAATCGGTGGTGGTTTTATGTTTGCTATGTGCTCAGCAACAGATAGCTTTGACATTGCTCTATCTGCAGAAGGTGTGGATATCTGTGAACCAATGTTTGATGGTGATGGTAGCACTCCAAATTATCAAAGCTTGATTGATTATAAACCAACCTTTGCATTTACCAATTTTATCCTGGAAAGAGATCCGAATAAATATGAGTTCTCTTCAATTGATATGACTAACAGAAGACAAATTCCTAAAGAAACGGACTATTTTACGTTGATGGAATACTCGGCAAAGTGGGACCCGGTTCCAACCATGCTTACCCAGAACCACACAGCCTTGGTTAAAGGTTTTATGGGACAAACGACCTCATTTACCAGAGATGAAATAAAGTCGAATGTTCTTATTTTAGGGGAAAATAAATCGAATGGTGAGGCGAAATATATTCATGGCATTAAAGGAAAAGGATTTTTCACCTTTTATGGTGGCCATGATCCTGAAGATTATACCCACAAGGTTGGTGATCCGAAAACTGAATTAGATCTTCATCCAACTTCGCCGGGATATAGACTTATATTAAATAATGTCTTGTTCCCAGCAGCAAAAAAGCACAAACAAAAGACATAA